A part of Setaria viridis chromosome 8, Setaria_viridis_v4.0, whole genome shotgun sequence genomic DNA contains:
- the LOC117833914 gene encoding uncharacterized protein, whose amino-acid sequence MDLLPAAPLRPTWIILDRFIHRSDRDVEDEADGTASEISYTCTDRPIRASLRVTDSPAVSRLYLDWPSRTEFGGRLREPSVIAAHNHSILFSAIVPLEDPMSCKDTASFPIDMFVYSAFSSPPSLHRLRTCFTGGVSTPDEDIYFKPYQRVQQRIMAEKHIGLLCHGSEGGFTVVDFTNFGLEGELCLLHHPALPASASHKNTEEEEADWMIKKVRIPQGPSIRRWITDAIIPLHGRFLCWVDNYQGILVVDVLRASVKSTTDQLLHYIPLPDEALQSDRRPHPDGDCPDRARCVCVTADFTLKLVCVTTRKANRERSPFTIRSWTLPNFYRSGQWCRDHTMEAAEFWGLYNGQSLPQVKPMYPLVSLVNPDEFCFLLKEDHTTYWIIEVDMGNKMLKSSAIYINEEEEGCTTDGPRARRIIFDGHSFIPSGLSDYLGMDAIKSRELSEMMQKAKQRRVAQKKSQLEVEQAESKAAKCRA is encoded by the exons ATGGATCTGTTGCCGGCGGCTCCCCTCCGCCCTACCTGGATAATCCTCGACCGCTTCATCCACCGCAGCGACCGGGACGTGGAGGACGAAGCGGACGGCACGGCGTCGGAGATCTCCTACACCTGCACCGACAGGCCCATCCGCGCCTCCCTCCGGGTCACCGACTCTCCCGCGGTGTCCCGCCTGTACCTCGACTGGCCGAGCAGGACGGAGTTCGGAGGCCGCCTGCGGGAGCCAAGCGTGATCGCCGCCCACAACCACTCCATCCTCTTCAGCGCTATCGTGCCCCTGGAGGATCCAATGTCCTGCAAGGACACCGCCAGCTTCCCCATCGACATGTTCGTCTACTCGGCCTTCTCGTCGCCTCCGTCGCTCCATCGGCTTCGCACTTGTTTCACCGGTGGCGTCAGCACCCCCGATGAGGACATTTACTTCAAGCCCTACCAGCGCGTGCAGCAGAGAATCATGGCGGAGAAACATATTGGCCTCCTGTGCCACGGCAGCGAAGGCGGGTTCACGGTCGTGGATTTCACCAACTTCGGCCTGGAAGGCGAGCTCTGCCTGCTGCACCACCCTGCACTTCCTGCTTCTGCCTCGCACAAGAacactgaagaagaagaagcagactGGATGATTAAGAAGGTGCGGATACCCCAAGGCCCCAGTATTCGCCGTTGGATCACTGACGCCATCATCCCCCTCCATGGACGCTTCTTGTGCTGGGTTGACAACTACCAGGGCATACTTGTTGTTGACGTCCTCCGTGCCAGCGTCAAGAGCACGACAGATCAGCTGCTCCATTACATCCCGCTGCCTGATGAAGCTTTGCAATCTGACCGCCGCCCACATCCCGATGGAGACTGCCCTGACAGAGCTCGATGTGTCTGCGTCACTGCTGATTTCACGCTCAAGCTCGTCTGCGTTACCACCCGTAAAGCCAACCGAGAGCGATCTCCTTTCACAATAAGGTCGTGGACATTGCCTAACTTCTACCGAAGTGGGCAATGGTGCAGAGATCACACCATGGAGGCGGCCGAGTTCTGGGGTCTTTACAATGGCCAGAGCCTTCCACAGGTGAAGCCTATGTATCCTCTGGTTAGCTTGGTAAATCCAGATGAATTCTGCTTCCTGTTGAAGGAGGACCACACCACTTACTGGATAATTGAAGTCGACATGGGGAACAAGATGCTCAAGTCATCCGCCATCTATATcaatgaagaggaagaagggtgcacCACTGACGGGCCTAGGGCTCGCAGGATCATCTTTGATGGACACTCCTTCATCCCTAGCGGACTCTCCGATTACCTGGGCATGGATGCCATCAAAAG TCGGGAACTAAGTGAAATGATGCAGAAGGCAAAGCAGCGCAGGGTGGCGCAAAAGAAGAGTCAGTTGGAAGTGGAGCAAGCAGAATCAAAGGCAGCCAAATGCCGTGCTTGA
- the LOC117834693 gene encoding probable sugar phosphate/phosphate translocator At3g11320: protein MHLVEILTTYDALVPVVTGIIITVGGEPSFHLFGFIMCVGATAGRALKTVLQGILLSSEDEKMNSMNLLRYMAPMAVILLVPATLIMEREAFGLVATLAREDPSFIWILLCNSSMAYFVNLTNFLVTKHTSPLTLQVLGNAKVAVAVVVSILVFRNPVTFMGMLGYGITVARVVLYGEAKKRSK from the exons ATGCACTTGGTAGAGATCCTTACCACGTACGACGCGCTCGTCCCCGTCGTCaccggcatcatcatcaccgtGGG AGGCGAGCCGAGCTTCCACCTCTTCGGTTTCATCATGTGCGTTGGAGCCACGGCTGGGAGGGCGCTCAAGACCGTGCTGCAGGGGATCTTGCTATCATCAGAAGA TGAGAAGATGAACTCCATGAACCTCCTCCGTTACATGGCTCCGATGGCCGTCATTCTGCTGGTTCCGGCGACATTGATCATGGAACGTGAGGCGTTTGGCTTGGTGGCCACCCTCGCACGGGAGGACCCCAGTTTCATCTGGATCCTGCTCTGCAACTCCTCCATGGCCTACTTTGTGAACCTGACCAACTTCCTGGTAACCAAGCACACCAGCCCACTCACTCTTCAG GTTCTTGGGAATGCGAAGGTTGCTGTCGCTGTGGTGGTCTCCATCTTGGTATTCAGGAACCCGGTAACATTCATGGGGATGCTAGGCTACGGGATTACAGTCGCACGTGTTGTTTTGTATGGCGAGGCCAAGAAAAGGAGCAAGTGA
- the LOC117834106 gene encoding uncharacterized protein, with product MDPFPSIPARPSWIILDRFIHRTDRDVEDEADGTASEISYTCTDRPIRASIRVADSPAVSRLYLDWPSRPEFEGRLREPCVIAADNHSILFRAIVPLEDPMTCKDTASFPIDMFVYSAFSSPPSLHRLRTCFIGGVSTPDEDIYFKPYQRLQQRLMAEDQIGLLCHGSEGGFTVVDFTNFGLEGELCLLHHHALPASASHKNTEEEEEADWMIKKVRIPKGPSVRRWITDAIIPLHGRFLCWVDNYQGILVVDVLRASVKSTTDQLLHYIPLPDEALQSDRRPHPDGDCPDRARCVCVTADFTLKLVCVTTRKANRARSPFTIRSWTLPNFYRSGQWCRDHTMEAAEFWGLYNGQSLPQVKPMFPLVSLVNPDEFCFLLKEDHTTYWIIEVDMGNKMLKSSAIYINEEEEGCTTDRPRARRIVFDGHSFIPSGLSNYLGMDAIKSRELSEMMQKAKQRRVAQKKSQLEVEQAELKEHVTESKAAKCRA from the exons ATGGATCCATTCCCGTCGATTCCCGCCCGCCCCTCCTGGATAATCCTCGACCGCTTCATCCACCGCACCGACCGGGACGTGGAGGACGAAGCGGACGGCACAGCGTCGGAGATCTCCTACACCTGCACCGACAGGCCCATCCGCGCCTCCATCCGGGTCGCCGACTCTCCCGCGGTGTCCCGCCTGTACCTCGACTGGCCGAGCAGGCCGGAGTTCGAAGGCCGCCTGCGGGAGCCATGCGTGATCGCCGCCGACAACCACTCCATCCTCTTCAGGGCTATCGTGCCCCTGGAGGATCCAATGACCTGCAAGGACACCGCCAGCTTCCCCATCGACATGTTCGTCTACTCGGCCTTCTCGTCGCCTCCGTCGCTCCATCGGCTTCGCACTTGTTTCATCGGTGGCGTCAGCACCCCCGATGAGGACATTTACTTCAAGCCCTACCAGCGCTTGCAGCAGAGACTCATGGCGGAGGACCAAATCGGCCTCCTGTGCCACGGCAGCGAAGGCGGGTTCACGGTCGTGGATTTCACCAACTTCGGCCTGGAAGGCGAGCTCTGCCTGCTGCACCACCATGCTCTTCCTGCTTCTGCCTCGCACAAGAacactgaagaagaagaagaagcagactGGATGATTAAGAAGGTGCGGATACCCAAAGGCCCCAGTGTTCGCCGTTGGATCACTGACGCCATCATCCCCCTTCATGGACGCTTCTTGTGCTGGGTTGACAACTACCAGGGCATACTTGTTGTTGACGTCCTCCGTGCCAGCGTCAAGAGCACCACAGATCAGCTGCTCCATTACATCCCGCTGCCTGATGAAGCTTTGCAATCTGACCGCCGCCCACATCCCGATGGAGACTGCCCTGACAGAGCTCGATGTGTCTGCGTCACTGCTGATTTCACGCTCAAGCTCGTCTGCGTTACCACCCGTAAAGCCAACCGAGCGCGATCTCCTTTCACAATAAGGTCGTGGACATTGCCTAACTTCTACCGAAGTGGGCAATGGTGCAGAGATCACACCATGGAGGCAGCCGAGTTCTGGGGTCTTTACAATGGCCAGAGCCTTCCACAGGTGAAGCCTATGTTTCCTCTGGTTAGCTTGGTAAATCCAGATGAATTCTGCTTCCTGTTGAAGGAGGACCACACCACTTACTGGATAATTGAAGTCGACATGGGGAACAAGATGCTCAAGTCATCCGCCATCTATATcaatgaagaggaagaagggtgcacCACTGACAGGCCTAGGGCTCGCAGGATCGTCTTTGATGGACACTCCTTCATCCCTAGCGGACTCTCCAATTACCTGGGCATGGATGCCATCAAAAG TCGGGAACTAAGTGAAATGATGCAGAAGGCAAAGCAGCGCAGGGTGGCACAAAAGAAGAGTCAGTTGGAAGTGGAGCAAGCCGAATTGAAGGAGCATGTTACTGAATCGAAGGCAGCCAAATGCCGTGCTTGA